The following coding sequences are from one Streptomyces angustmyceticus window:
- a CDS encoding helix-turn-helix domain-containing protein, with amino-acid sequence MVEKNSEEYEGSARWVLACELQRLREESGKSLAQLAEETNYDRTYLHRLETGERLSKLPVMEALDRAYATGGLLMRLWGLARLDAFNDKYREFMRLEAKATILHTYASAIPGLLQTEGFARVVLSSATTPMDSDSIEEDVAARLGRQELLQRPRPPHVRVILDESALRRPARDPVIWRDQLMRISEAAKSPHVTVQVLPFSAGVHSLMGGSLWLLWMADGSAVAYLEGNRSGELIEEPEGVEQYRLSYDRLRDEALSPSDSAAFIEQLVEDSRP; translated from the coding sequence ATGGTCGAAAAGAATTCCGAGGAGTACGAGGGCTCGGCCCGCTGGGTCCTCGCCTGCGAACTCCAGCGGTTGCGGGAAGAGTCCGGAAAGTCACTGGCCCAGCTCGCCGAGGAGACCAACTACGACCGCACCTACCTGCACCGCCTGGAGACCGGCGAACGCCTCTCCAAGCTCCCGGTCATGGAGGCCCTGGACCGGGCCTACGCCACGGGCGGTCTCCTGATGCGGCTGTGGGGGCTGGCGCGGCTGGATGCCTTCAATGACAAGTACCGGGAGTTCATGAGGCTTGAGGCGAAGGCGACGATTCTCCATACGTACGCGAGTGCCATCCCCGGATTGCTGCAGACCGAGGGCTTCGCACGAGTGGTGCTGTCGTCGGCGACCACGCCCATGGACTCCGATTCGATCGAAGAGGACGTCGCTGCCCGACTGGGCAGACAAGAGCTGCTGCAGCGTCCCCGACCGCCGCATGTGCGGGTCATCCTCGACGAGTCGGCGTTGCGGCGGCCGGCGCGCGACCCCGTCATCTGGCGTGACCAGCTGATGCGGATTTCGGAGGCCGCCAAGTCACCGCACGTGACCGTTCAGGTTCTTCCGTTCTCTGCCGGAGTGCATAGCCTGATGGGTGGTTCGCTCTGGCTCTTGTGGATGGCAGACGGTAGTGCCGTTGCCTACTTGGAAGGCAACAGGTCGGGTGAGCTGATCGAAGAGCCAGAAGGAGTTGAGCAATATCGCCTGTCCTACGATCGGCTCCGCGACGAGGCCCTCTCGCCGTCTGATTCAGCAGCGTTCATCGAGCAGTTGGTGGAGGACAGCAGACCATGA
- a CDS encoding DUF397 domain-containing protein: MKTVSDLVDPVWRKSSYSDGGADNCVEVSDGFPGAVPVRDSKNPTGGVLLFPAAAWSAFIATVKANPLS, translated from the coding sequence ATGAAGACAGTCAGCGACCTGGTCGATCCCGTGTGGCGTAAGAGCAGCTACAGCGATGGCGGAGCCGACAACTGCGTCGAAGTATCCGACGGCTTCCCCGGTGCCGTCCCGGTGCGTGACAGCAAGAATCCGACCGGTGGCGTGCTGCTGTTCCCGGCTGCTGCGTGGTCGGCGTTCATAGCCACGGTCAAGGCGAACCCACTGAGCTGA
- a CDS encoding DUF397 domain-containing protein, with amino-acid sequence MGGQQAVRTIPNPSVIAWRKSSYSDGGANNCVEVSDGFPGAVPVRDSKNPTGGVLLFPAAAWAAFIGGVKDGRLG; translated from the coding sequence ATGGGAGGGCAGCAAGCCGTGAGGACGATCCCGAACCCGTCCGTCATCGCGTGGCGCAAGAGCAGCTACAGCGATGGGGGAGCCAACAACTGCGTCGAGGTATCCGACGGTTTCCCCGGTGCCGTCCCGGTGCGTGACAGTAAGAATCCGACCGGTGGCGTGCTGCTGTTCCCGGCCGCTGCCTGGGCGGCCTTCATAGGGGGCGTGAAGGACGGTCGGCTCGGCTGA